A single window of Nicotiana tomentosiformis chromosome 1, ASM39032v3, whole genome shotgun sequence DNA harbors:
- the LOC104094265 gene encoding protein-ribulosamine 3-kinase, chloroplastic isoform X5 — MVVAHLGAISFSSCIPNSLSCPRLMHPSINKNKPLIAIFIDGMSRIELVCTRSTMDTILVSQCIREKLESSSMPVCASVAAMSDDPIREWILSEGKATQIRGICPIGGGCINRATRYDTDAGSFFVKTNRSIGPSMFEGEALGLNSMYETGSIRVPKPYKVGSLPTGGSYIIMEFIEFGASRGNQHSDTLPFTAFQSALGRKLAEMHKAAKSEKGFGFHVENTIGSTPQINTWTSDWIEFYAEHRLGYQLKLAREQYGDSTIYERGQRLAKNLGPLFKNVVIEPCLLHGDLWSGNITYDKNGEPVILDPACYYGHSEAEFGMSWCAGFGGDFYKAYFQ, encoded by the exons ATGGTGGTGGCACACTTGGGGGCTATTTCCTTTTCCTCCTGCATCCCTAATTCTTTATCTTGCCCTCGTCTCATGCACCCCTCCATTAACAAGAATAAGCCTCTAATTG CAATATTCATTGATGGAATGAGCAGAATAGAGCTTGTGTGTACTAGGTCAACCATGGATACTATATTGGTGAGTCAGTGCATCCGTGAGAAGCTAGAATCTAGTTCCATGCCAGTGTGCGCTTCAG TGGCTGCAATGAGTGATGATCCTATTCGGGAATGGATCCTTTCAGAAGGAAAGGCAACACAGATCAGAGGAATCTGTCCCATTGGTGGTGGGTGCATAAATCGTGCAACACGTTATGATACTGATGCCGGTTCCTTTTTTGTTAAAACGAACAg GAGTATTGGACCATCAATGTTTGAGGGAGAGGCATTGGGTTTAAATTCTATGTACGAAACAGGGTCAATCCGTGTACCAAAACCATATAAA GTTGGATCTCTGCCGACAGGCGGCTCATACATCATAATGGAATTTATTGAGTTTGGTGCATCTAGAGGCAATCAG CATTCAGATACTTTACCATTTACGGCTTTTCAGTCAGCATTAGGAAGGAAGCTTGCTGAAATGCATAAAGCAGCAAAGTCTGAGAAGGGTTTTGGCTTTCATGTTGAGAATACTATTGGCAG TACTCCGCAGATAAACACTTGGACCTCAGATTGGATCGAATTTTACGCGGAGCACAGATTGGGATACCAGCTGAAGTTGGCTCGAGAACAGTATGGGGATTCAACCATTTATGAGAGAG GACAAAGGCTAGCAAAGAACCTGGGACCTTTATTCAAGAATGTTGTGATAGAGCCATGCTTGTTGCACGGAGACCTGTGGAGTGGGAATATCACATATGACAAGAATGGTGAACCTGTGATTCTTGACCCTGCATGTTATT ATGGACATAGTGAAGCAGAATTTGGAATGTCATGGTGCGCCGGATTTGGAGGAGATTTTTACAAGGCTTATTTTCAG TAG
- the LOC104094265 gene encoding protein-ribulosamine 3-kinase, chloroplastic isoform X6: MVVAHLGAISFSSCIPNSLSCPRLMHPSINKNKPLIVAAMSDDPIREWILSEGKATQIRGICPIGGGCINRATRYDTDAGSFFVKTNRSIGPSMFEGEALGLNSMYETGSIRVPKPYKVGSLPTGGSYIIMEFIEFGASRGNQSALGRKLAEMHKAAKSEKGFGFHVENTIGSTPQINTWTSDWIEFYAEHRLGYQLKLAREQYGDSTIYERGQRLAKNLGPLFKNVVIEPCLLHGDLWSGNITYDKNGEPVILDPACYYGHSEAEFGMSWCAGFGGDFYKAYFQMMPEQPGFEQRRDLYMLYHYLNHYNLFGSGYRSSSLSIIDDYLRMLNV, encoded by the exons ATGGTGGTGGCACACTTGGGGGCTATTTCCTTTTCCTCCTGCATCCCTAATTCTTTATCTTGCCCTCGTCTCATGCACCCCTCCATTAACAAGAATAAGCCTCTAATTG TGGCTGCAATGAGTGATGATCCTATTCGGGAATGGATCCTTTCAGAAGGAAAGGCAACACAGATCAGAGGAATCTGTCCCATTGGTGGTGGGTGCATAAATCGTGCAACACGTTATGATACTGATGCCGGTTCCTTTTTTGTTAAAACGAACAg GAGTATTGGACCATCAATGTTTGAGGGAGAGGCATTGGGTTTAAATTCTATGTACGAAACAGGGTCAATCCGTGTACCAAAACCATATAAA GTTGGATCTCTGCCGACAGGCGGCTCATACATCATAATGGAATTTATTGAGTTTGGTGCATCTAGAGGCAATCAG TCAGCATTAGGAAGGAAGCTTGCTGAAATGCATAAAGCAGCAAAGTCTGAGAAGGGTTTTGGCTTTCATGTTGAGAATACTATTGGCAG TACTCCGCAGATAAACACTTGGACCTCAGATTGGATCGAATTTTACGCGGAGCACAGATTGGGATACCAGCTGAAGTTGGCTCGAGAACAGTATGGGGATTCAACCATTTATGAGAGAG GACAAAGGCTAGCAAAGAACCTGGGACCTTTATTCAAGAATGTTGTGATAGAGCCATGCTTGTTGCACGGAGACCTGTGGAGTGGGAATATCACATATGACAAGAATGGTGAACCTGTGATTCTTGACCCTGCATGTTATT ATGGACATAGTGAAGCAGAATTTGGAATGTCATGGTGCGCCGGATTTGGAGGAGATTTTTACAAGGCTTATTTTCAG ATGATGCCTGAACAACCCGGTTTTGAACAAAGGAGAGATTTGTACATGCTGTATCATTACCTAAATCACTATAACTTGTTTGGTTCTGGTTACCGCTCTTCTTCACTGTCCATTATTGATGACTATCTACGGATGCTCAATGTGTAG
- the LOC104094265 gene encoding protein-ribulosamine 3-kinase, chloroplastic isoform X1 gives MVVAHLGAISFSSCIPNSLSCPRLMHPSINKNKPLIAIFIDGMSRIELVCTRSTMDTILVSQCIREKLESSSMPVCASVAAMSDDPIREWILSEGKATQIRGICPIGGGCINRATRYDTDAGSFFVKTNRSIGPSMFEGEALGLNSMYETGSIRVPKPYKVGSLPTGGSYIIMEFIEFGASRGNQHSDTLPFTAFQSALGRKLAEMHKAAKSEKGFGFHVENTIGSTPQINTWTSDWIEFYAEHRLGYQLKLAREQYGDSTIYERGQRLAKNLGPLFKNVVIEPCLLHGDLWSGNITYDKNGEPVILDPACYYGHSEAEFGMSWCAGFGGDFYKAYFQMMPEQPGFEQRRDLYMLYHYLNHYNLFGSGYRSSSLSIIDDYLRMLNV, from the exons ATGGTGGTGGCACACTTGGGGGCTATTTCCTTTTCCTCCTGCATCCCTAATTCTTTATCTTGCCCTCGTCTCATGCACCCCTCCATTAACAAGAATAAGCCTCTAATTG CAATATTCATTGATGGAATGAGCAGAATAGAGCTTGTGTGTACTAGGTCAACCATGGATACTATATTGGTGAGTCAGTGCATCCGTGAGAAGCTAGAATCTAGTTCCATGCCAGTGTGCGCTTCAG TGGCTGCAATGAGTGATGATCCTATTCGGGAATGGATCCTTTCAGAAGGAAAGGCAACACAGATCAGAGGAATCTGTCCCATTGGTGGTGGGTGCATAAATCGTGCAACACGTTATGATACTGATGCCGGTTCCTTTTTTGTTAAAACGAACAg GAGTATTGGACCATCAATGTTTGAGGGAGAGGCATTGGGTTTAAATTCTATGTACGAAACAGGGTCAATCCGTGTACCAAAACCATATAAA GTTGGATCTCTGCCGACAGGCGGCTCATACATCATAATGGAATTTATTGAGTTTGGTGCATCTAGAGGCAATCAG CATTCAGATACTTTACCATTTACGGCTTTTCAGTCAGCATTAGGAAGGAAGCTTGCTGAAATGCATAAAGCAGCAAAGTCTGAGAAGGGTTTTGGCTTTCATGTTGAGAATACTATTGGCAG TACTCCGCAGATAAACACTTGGACCTCAGATTGGATCGAATTTTACGCGGAGCACAGATTGGGATACCAGCTGAAGTTGGCTCGAGAACAGTATGGGGATTCAACCATTTATGAGAGAG GACAAAGGCTAGCAAAGAACCTGGGACCTTTATTCAAGAATGTTGTGATAGAGCCATGCTTGTTGCACGGAGACCTGTGGAGTGGGAATATCACATATGACAAGAATGGTGAACCTGTGATTCTTGACCCTGCATGTTATT ATGGACATAGTGAAGCAGAATTTGGAATGTCATGGTGCGCCGGATTTGGAGGAGATTTTTACAAGGCTTATTTTCAG ATGATGCCTGAACAACCCGGTTTTGAACAAAGGAGAGATTTGTACATGCTGTATCATTACCTAAATCACTATAACTTGTTTGGTTCTGGTTACCGCTCTTCTTCACTGTCCATTATTGATGACTATCTACGGATGCTCAATGTGTAG
- the LOC104094265 gene encoding protein-ribulosamine 3-kinase, chloroplastic isoform X7: protein MSDDPIREWILSEGKATQIRGICPIGGGCINRATRYDTDAGSFFVKTNRSIGPSMFEGEALGLNSMYETGSIRVPKPYKVGSLPTGGSYIIMEFIEFGASRGNQHSDTLPFTAFQSALGRKLAEMHKAAKSEKGFGFHVENTIGSTPQINTWTSDWIEFYAEHRLGYQLKLAREQYGDSTIYERGQRLAKNLGPLFKNVVIEPCLLHGDLWSGNITYDKNGEPVILDPACYYGHSEAEFGMSWCAGFGGDFYKAYFQMMPEQPGFEQRRDLYMLYHYLNHYNLFGSGYRSSSLSIIDDYLRMLNV from the exons ATGAGTGATGATCCTATTCGGGAATGGATCCTTTCAGAAGGAAAGGCAACACAGATCAGAGGAATCTGTCCCATTGGTGGTGGGTGCATAAATCGTGCAACACGTTATGATACTGATGCCGGTTCCTTTTTTGTTAAAACGAACAg GAGTATTGGACCATCAATGTTTGAGGGAGAGGCATTGGGTTTAAATTCTATGTACGAAACAGGGTCAATCCGTGTACCAAAACCATATAAA GTTGGATCTCTGCCGACAGGCGGCTCATACATCATAATGGAATTTATTGAGTTTGGTGCATCTAGAGGCAATCAG CATTCAGATACTTTACCATTTACGGCTTTTCAGTCAGCATTAGGAAGGAAGCTTGCTGAAATGCATAAAGCAGCAAAGTCTGAGAAGGGTTTTGGCTTTCATGTTGAGAATACTATTGGCAG TACTCCGCAGATAAACACTTGGACCTCAGATTGGATCGAATTTTACGCGGAGCACAGATTGGGATACCAGCTGAAGTTGGCTCGAGAACAGTATGGGGATTCAACCATTTATGAGAGAG GACAAAGGCTAGCAAAGAACCTGGGACCTTTATTCAAGAATGTTGTGATAGAGCCATGCTTGTTGCACGGAGACCTGTGGAGTGGGAATATCACATATGACAAGAATGGTGAACCTGTGATTCTTGACCCTGCATGTTATT ATGGACATAGTGAAGCAGAATTTGGAATGTCATGGTGCGCCGGATTTGGAGGAGATTTTTACAAGGCTTATTTTCAG ATGATGCCTGAACAACCCGGTTTTGAACAAAGGAGAGATTTGTACATGCTGTATCATTACCTAAATCACTATAACTTGTTTGGTTCTGGTTACCGCTCTTCTTCACTGTCCATTATTGATGACTATCTACGGATGCTCAATGTGTAG
- the LOC104094265 gene encoding protein-ribulosamine 3-kinase, chloroplastic isoform X4: MVVAHLGAISFSSCIPNSLSCPRLMHPSINKNKPLIAIFIDGMSRIELVCTRSTMDTILVSQCIREKLESSSMPVCASVAAMSDDPIREWILSEGKATQIRGICPIGGGCINRATRYDTDAGSFFVKTNRSIGPSMFEGEALGLNSMYETGSIRVPKPYKVGSLPTGGSYIIMEFIEFGASRGNQHSDTLPFTAFQSALGRKLAEMHKAAKSEKGFGFHVENTIGSTPQINTWTSDWIEFYAEHRLGYQLKLAREQYGDSTIYERGQRLAKNLGPLFKNVVIEPCLLHGDLWSGNITYDKNGEPVILDPACYYGHSEAEFGMSWCAGFGGDFYKAYFQIIGDLK, translated from the exons ATGGTGGTGGCACACTTGGGGGCTATTTCCTTTTCCTCCTGCATCCCTAATTCTTTATCTTGCCCTCGTCTCATGCACCCCTCCATTAACAAGAATAAGCCTCTAATTG CAATATTCATTGATGGAATGAGCAGAATAGAGCTTGTGTGTACTAGGTCAACCATGGATACTATATTGGTGAGTCAGTGCATCCGTGAGAAGCTAGAATCTAGTTCCATGCCAGTGTGCGCTTCAG TGGCTGCAATGAGTGATGATCCTATTCGGGAATGGATCCTTTCAGAAGGAAAGGCAACACAGATCAGAGGAATCTGTCCCATTGGTGGTGGGTGCATAAATCGTGCAACACGTTATGATACTGATGCCGGTTCCTTTTTTGTTAAAACGAACAg GAGTATTGGACCATCAATGTTTGAGGGAGAGGCATTGGGTTTAAATTCTATGTACGAAACAGGGTCAATCCGTGTACCAAAACCATATAAA GTTGGATCTCTGCCGACAGGCGGCTCATACATCATAATGGAATTTATTGAGTTTGGTGCATCTAGAGGCAATCAG CATTCAGATACTTTACCATTTACGGCTTTTCAGTCAGCATTAGGAAGGAAGCTTGCTGAAATGCATAAAGCAGCAAAGTCTGAGAAGGGTTTTGGCTTTCATGTTGAGAATACTATTGGCAG TACTCCGCAGATAAACACTTGGACCTCAGATTGGATCGAATTTTACGCGGAGCACAGATTGGGATACCAGCTGAAGTTGGCTCGAGAACAGTATGGGGATTCAACCATTTATGAGAGAG GACAAAGGCTAGCAAAGAACCTGGGACCTTTATTCAAGAATGTTGTGATAGAGCCATGCTTGTTGCACGGAGACCTGTGGAGTGGGAATATCACATATGACAAGAATGGTGAACCTGTGATTCTTGACCCTGCATGTTATT ATGGACATAGTGAAGCAGAATTTGGAATGTCATGGTGCGCCGGATTTGGAGGAGATTTTTACAAGGCTTATTTTCAG ATAATCGGTGATCTCAAATAA
- the LOC104094265 gene encoding protein-ribulosamine 3-kinase, chloroplastic isoform X2, which produces MVVAHLGAISFSSCIPNSLSCPRLMHPSINKNKPLIAIFIDGMSRIELVCTRSTMDTILVSQCIREKLESSSMPVCASVAAMSDDPIREWILSEGKATQIRGICPIGGGCINRATRYDTDAGSFFVKTNRSIGPSMFEGEALGLNSMYETGSIRVPKPYKVGSLPTGGSYIIMEFIEFGASRGNQSALGRKLAEMHKAAKSEKGFGFHVENTIGSTPQINTWTSDWIEFYAEHRLGYQLKLAREQYGDSTIYERGQRLAKNLGPLFKNVVIEPCLLHGDLWSGNITYDKNGEPVILDPACYYGHSEAEFGMSWCAGFGGDFYKAYFQMMPEQPGFEQRRDLYMLYHYLNHYNLFGSGYRSSSLSIIDDYLRMLNV; this is translated from the exons ATGGTGGTGGCACACTTGGGGGCTATTTCCTTTTCCTCCTGCATCCCTAATTCTTTATCTTGCCCTCGTCTCATGCACCCCTCCATTAACAAGAATAAGCCTCTAATTG CAATATTCATTGATGGAATGAGCAGAATAGAGCTTGTGTGTACTAGGTCAACCATGGATACTATATTGGTGAGTCAGTGCATCCGTGAGAAGCTAGAATCTAGTTCCATGCCAGTGTGCGCTTCAG TGGCTGCAATGAGTGATGATCCTATTCGGGAATGGATCCTTTCAGAAGGAAAGGCAACACAGATCAGAGGAATCTGTCCCATTGGTGGTGGGTGCATAAATCGTGCAACACGTTATGATACTGATGCCGGTTCCTTTTTTGTTAAAACGAACAg GAGTATTGGACCATCAATGTTTGAGGGAGAGGCATTGGGTTTAAATTCTATGTACGAAACAGGGTCAATCCGTGTACCAAAACCATATAAA GTTGGATCTCTGCCGACAGGCGGCTCATACATCATAATGGAATTTATTGAGTTTGGTGCATCTAGAGGCAATCAG TCAGCATTAGGAAGGAAGCTTGCTGAAATGCATAAAGCAGCAAAGTCTGAGAAGGGTTTTGGCTTTCATGTTGAGAATACTATTGGCAG TACTCCGCAGATAAACACTTGGACCTCAGATTGGATCGAATTTTACGCGGAGCACAGATTGGGATACCAGCTGAAGTTGGCTCGAGAACAGTATGGGGATTCAACCATTTATGAGAGAG GACAAAGGCTAGCAAAGAACCTGGGACCTTTATTCAAGAATGTTGTGATAGAGCCATGCTTGTTGCACGGAGACCTGTGGAGTGGGAATATCACATATGACAAGAATGGTGAACCTGTGATTCTTGACCCTGCATGTTATT ATGGACATAGTGAAGCAGAATTTGGAATGTCATGGTGCGCCGGATTTGGAGGAGATTTTTACAAGGCTTATTTTCAG ATGATGCCTGAACAACCCGGTTTTGAACAAAGGAGAGATTTGTACATGCTGTATCATTACCTAAATCACTATAACTTGTTTGGTTCTGGTTACCGCTCTTCTTCACTGTCCATTATTGATGACTATCTACGGATGCTCAATGTGTAG
- the LOC104094266 gene encoding RING-H2 finger protein ATL67-like, whose product MFGSGMNLITTIIGFGMSATFIVFVCTRLICGRISRRQSRQMFEIESGIDLEMPEHRINGLDSVVVAAIPSMKFHREAFTSSEDTQCSICLSEYQENEVLRIMPKCGHSFHLLCIDIWLRKQSTCPVCRLSVPESIENKQRRPPMLGRDQNSDSFEISVEHSRQWLLPIAEQSQGTVSNSNEAVSMSINPESAVSGEAEARS is encoded by the exons ATGTTTGGGTCTGGAATGAATTTGATAACCACAATAATTGGTTTTGGGATGAGTGCAACTTTTATTGTGTTTGTGTGTACTAGACTGATTTGTGGGAGGATAAGCAGGAGGCAATCAAGGCAAATGTTTGAGATTGAATCAGGGATTGATCTTGAAATG CCAGAGCATCGAATTAACGGGCTTGACTCAGTTGTGGTTGCTGCAATTCCCTCCATGAAATTTCACCGCGAGGCTTTCACCTCCTCAGAAGATACACA GTGCAGTATATGCTTATCGGAGTACCAGGAGAACGAAGTTCTGAGAATTATGCCCAAATGTGGCCATAGTTTTCATCTTTTATGCATTGATATATGGCTAAGGAAACAGTCTACCTGTCCAGTTTGCCGTCTTTCTGTACCTGAATCTATTGAAAACAAACAAAGGCGTCCTCCAATGCTTGGCAGGGATCAAAACTCTGATAGTTTTGAGATTTCAGTTGAGCATTCTAGGCAATGGCTGCTACCTATTGCTGAACAGTCACAGGGTACTGTAAGTAACAGCAACGAAGCTGTTTCTATGTCAATAAACCCTGAATCTGCAGTCTCTGGGGAAGCAGAAGCAAGGTCATGA
- the LOC104094261 gene encoding uncharacterized protein translates to MEMEMEMASETGASIAELIQALDQATLMAKQLTTTSDSSQLLQIYSSLHSAHHHLSLFLSYHHHHHPPPRQPHLLPIPPPPPVPENSVSSAVGGGDENDTDEPMQVGDEEVDDVNETEQNSVDRVEERMRGCFIQNKRPKRPLSPVSAAAVAAEQQRRSYDNDGGPPALEFDPHGTRLRSLDLIYQFHS, encoded by the coding sequence ATGGAGATGGAGATGGAGATGGCGTCAGAGACAGGAGCTTCCATTGCAGAGCTAATACAAGCACTGGACCAAGCAACCCTAATGGCTAAACAACTTACCACCACCTCTGATTCTTCCCAACTCCTCCAAATCTACTCTTCCCTTCACTCTGCTCACCACCACCTTTCCCTCTTCCTATCCtatcaccaccaccaccacccaccCCCTCGACAACCCCATCTCCTCCCTATACCACCACCACCTCCGGTGCCTGAAAACTCTGTCTCCTCCGCCGTAGGCGGTGGCGATGAGAATGATACTGATGAACCTATGCAAGTGGGGGATGAGGAGGTTGATGATGTAAATGAAACAGAGCAGAATTCTGTTGATAGAGTTGAGGAGAGGATGAGGGGTTGTTTCATTCAGAATAAGAGACCCAAAAGACCCCTCTCGCCGGTTTCAGCTGCGGCGGTTGCAGCTGAGCAGCAGCGGCGGAGCTACGACAATGACGGCGGCCCCCCGGCTCTGGAATTTGATCCTCATGGGACTAGGTTGAGGTCCCTGGACCTTATTTATCAGTTTCATTCTTGA
- the LOC104094265 gene encoding protein-ribulosamine 3-kinase, chloroplastic isoform X3, with amino-acid sequence MVVAHLGAISFSSCIPNSLSCPRLMHPSINKNKPLIVAAMSDDPIREWILSEGKATQIRGICPIGGGCINRATRYDTDAGSFFVKTNRSIGPSMFEGEALGLNSMYETGSIRVPKPYKVGSLPTGGSYIIMEFIEFGASRGNQHSDTLPFTAFQSALGRKLAEMHKAAKSEKGFGFHVENTIGSTPQINTWTSDWIEFYAEHRLGYQLKLAREQYGDSTIYERGQRLAKNLGPLFKNVVIEPCLLHGDLWSGNITYDKNGEPVILDPACYYGHSEAEFGMSWCAGFGGDFYKAYFQMMPEQPGFEQRRDLYMLYHYLNHYNLFGSGYRSSSLSIIDDYLRMLNV; translated from the exons ATGGTGGTGGCACACTTGGGGGCTATTTCCTTTTCCTCCTGCATCCCTAATTCTTTATCTTGCCCTCGTCTCATGCACCCCTCCATTAACAAGAATAAGCCTCTAATTG TGGCTGCAATGAGTGATGATCCTATTCGGGAATGGATCCTTTCAGAAGGAAAGGCAACACAGATCAGAGGAATCTGTCCCATTGGTGGTGGGTGCATAAATCGTGCAACACGTTATGATACTGATGCCGGTTCCTTTTTTGTTAAAACGAACAg GAGTATTGGACCATCAATGTTTGAGGGAGAGGCATTGGGTTTAAATTCTATGTACGAAACAGGGTCAATCCGTGTACCAAAACCATATAAA GTTGGATCTCTGCCGACAGGCGGCTCATACATCATAATGGAATTTATTGAGTTTGGTGCATCTAGAGGCAATCAG CATTCAGATACTTTACCATTTACGGCTTTTCAGTCAGCATTAGGAAGGAAGCTTGCTGAAATGCATAAAGCAGCAAAGTCTGAGAAGGGTTTTGGCTTTCATGTTGAGAATACTATTGGCAG TACTCCGCAGATAAACACTTGGACCTCAGATTGGATCGAATTTTACGCGGAGCACAGATTGGGATACCAGCTGAAGTTGGCTCGAGAACAGTATGGGGATTCAACCATTTATGAGAGAG GACAAAGGCTAGCAAAGAACCTGGGACCTTTATTCAAGAATGTTGTGATAGAGCCATGCTTGTTGCACGGAGACCTGTGGAGTGGGAATATCACATATGACAAGAATGGTGAACCTGTGATTCTTGACCCTGCATGTTATT ATGGACATAGTGAAGCAGAATTTGGAATGTCATGGTGCGCCGGATTTGGAGGAGATTTTTACAAGGCTTATTTTCAG ATGATGCCTGAACAACCCGGTTTTGAACAAAGGAGAGATTTGTACATGCTGTATCATTACCTAAATCACTATAACTTGTTTGGTTCTGGTTACCGCTCTTCTTCACTGTCCATTATTGATGACTATCTACGGATGCTCAATGTGTAG